The window GCGTCGAGTTCGCGTACGGCGGTCTGGCGGAGAACCCGCGACGTGTCGGCCGAGCCCTCCGGTTCGACCTCGAAGGCAAGCACAGCGCTCGACGAGGCGACTTCCGCGTCATCTACGAGATCGACGATCGCTCGCACGTCGTGACGATCATCGCGATCGATCACCGAAGCGACATCTACCGGCCCCGCTGACCGCGG of the Acidimicrobiales bacterium genome contains:
- a CDS encoding type II toxin-antitoxin system RelE/ParE family toxin; this encodes MTSEPFDVEWASSALRSLDRLPEKIATACVEFAYGGLAENPRRVGRALRFDLEGKHSARRGDFRVIYEIDDRSHVVTIIAIDHRSDIYRPR